A stretch of the Archaeoglobus neptunius genome encodes the following:
- a CDS encoding DHH family phosphoesterase: MAENGKYEYIIIGCEAAGVGLVRELTAAGKSVLAVDTSKEKIELLEDEGFDAIIADPVDVSLYKSLDFEKLSAILITGSDDSRNLEIVRAIRKISKEAYIIVRAGSQKLKDEFEDAGANLIILVSDAIKLTFLEKIKKMETYKRLEKLKRILESLKGKKLGIFTHDNPDPDSMSSAYALREIAKHFEVNADILYYGEILHQKNRAMVNILEIPMTRADEIDLNEYDAFAIVDSSGPGVNNSIPPHLDIAIVIDHHPAEKVVAEFIDLRDDVGSTATIMTEYIKELKIVPSKILATALFFGIKSETDEFKRNTRTADFLASAFLYPFVDHELIEKIEGPAISTETLDILGTAIKNRQVYSSFLLSFAGFINDRDALPQAADFLLRLEGISTVVVFGVVKDTVYISARNKDVRLHMGEVLRRAFGDVGSAGGHAHAAGAQIPLGIFGETSEKELLAKLITGAIKKRLLGAIGIEVQS; this comes from the coding sequence ATGGCCGAAAATGGTAAGTACGAATATATAATAATCGGATGCGAGGCAGCAGGGGTGGGGCTTGTAAGAGAACTCACCGCTGCAGGAAAAAGCGTGCTCGCAGTCGACACGTCCAAGGAGAAGATCGAATTGCTGGAGGATGAGGGATTTGATGCAATTATAGCCGATCCAGTAGATGTTTCGCTCTACAAATCGCTTGACTTCGAAAAACTATCCGCAATTCTTATCACGGGGAGTGACGACAGTAGAAATCTTGAGATCGTGAGAGCAATAAGAAAGATTTCAAAAGAAGCTTACATCATTGTTCGCGCCGGATCACAAAAGCTCAAAGACGAATTTGAGGATGCCGGAGCAAATCTGATAATTCTCGTTTCTGACGCAATAAAGCTGACGTTCCTTGAAAAGATCAAGAAAATGGAAACTTACAAGAGGCTGGAAAAACTCAAGAGAATTCTGGAATCGCTGAAGGGTAAAAAGCTGGGCATATTCACTCACGATAACCCCGACCCTGACTCCATGTCTTCCGCTTACGCTCTGCGGGAGATTGCAAAGCATTTCGAAGTTAATGCAGACATCCTTTATTACGGTGAAATACTCCATCAGAAAAACAGGGCCATGGTAAACATACTGGAGATCCCGATGACCAGAGCGGATGAAATTGATCTGAACGAATATGATGCCTTTGCAATCGTTGACAGCTCAGGACCGGGAGTGAACAACTCGATACCGCCACATCTTGACATTGCAATTGTTATAGATCACCATCCGGCAGAGAAGGTGGTTGCCGAGTTCATAGACCTCAGGGACGATGTGGGATCAACCGCTACGATTATGACTGAGTACATTAAAGAGCTTAAAATCGTTCCAAGCAAAATCCTTGCAACAGCTCTGTTTTTTGGAATAAAAAGTGAAACCGACGAGTTCAAGAGGAACACCAGAACTGCTGATTTTCTCGCATCTGCCTTTCTGTATCCCTTTGTTGATCACGAACTGATCGAAAAGATCGAAGGACCCGCAATATCAACCGAAACCCTGGACATTCTGGGTACTGCGATCAAAAACCGGCAGGTTTACTCCAGCTTCCTGTTGAGTTTTGCCGGATTCATAAACGACAGGGATGCGCTCCCTCAGGCTGCAGACTTTTTGCTGAGGCTTGAAGGGATCTCGACAGTGGTTGTATTCGGTGTTGTGAAAGATACAGTGTACATCTCTGCCAGAAATAAGGATGTGAGGCTCCATATGGGTGAGGTGCTCAGAAGGGCGTTTGGAGATGTCGGCAGCGCTGGAGGTCATGCACATGCAGCAGGAGCACAGATACCACTCGGCATTTTTGGAGAAACAAGCGAGAAGGAGTTGCTTGCAAAACTCATTACCGGGGCAATAAAGAAGAGGTTGCTTGGTGCCATCGGCATCGAGGTTCAGAGCTAA
- the iorB gene encoding indolepyruvate ferredoxin oxidoreductase subunit beta: MKLNIVIVGVGGQGALTTSGIIARAAARAGLNVVTAETHGMAQRGGSVEVHVRIGDVMAPLIPDGGADVLIALEPSEALRYSRFLNSKTLVILNTRKIIPPSVTSGTGSYPELDEIIGELRKITPRVIAVDASEIAEKAGNVLATNVVVVGMLLGLFNMPFELEHVEEVIKEVMSDRIVDLNLNALKMGYESAKSIRPSAV; the protein is encoded by the coding sequence ATGAAGCTGAACATAGTCATAGTTGGTGTTGGAGGGCAGGGTGCTCTGACCACTTCTGGAATTATCGCCAGAGCTGCTGCAAGAGCGGGGTTAAACGTTGTCACTGCCGAAACTCACGGAATGGCCCAGAGAGGAGGGAGTGTAGAGGTCCATGTAAGAATTGGTGATGTGATGGCCCCCCTCATCCCGGATGGCGGGGCGGATGTTTTGATAGCCCTCGAACCGTCAGAAGCTCTGCGCTATTCCAGATTTTTGAACAGCAAAACACTCGTTATCCTCAACACAAGGAAAATAATTCCTCCCTCTGTAACCTCTGGGACTGGCAGTTATCCAGAACTCGATGAAATCATAGGGGAGCTGAGAAAGATAACACCAAGAGTGATAGCCGTGGACGCATCCGAAATTGCGGAGAAGGCCGGGAACGTTCTGGCAACAAATGTGGTTGTTGTGGGAATGCTGCTTGGACTGTTCAACATGCCATTTGAATTGGAACATGTTGAGGAGGTTATAAAAGAGGTTATGAGCGACAGGATCGTGGATCTGAACCTGAATGCATTAAAAATGGGATATGAATCGGCTAAATCAATCCGGCCCTCTGCAGTATAA
- a CDS encoding amastin family protein, with translation MDEFEIALEELVREVRRRDTIAAILISTAFVLFGFLALILLDVIRLTEFVKGVVAIVTLIATWAMMAAGVYILLSMPLPEMPLRIVADSKGAVELMKKNYGGKVYVTRQNYRKLPPKAGAMMNLEIVDVPSKEVEKYLDHGIEMAESIAAAKILRAKVVSDRKGKIDGVEVVRAEDLF, from the coding sequence ATGGACGAGTTTGAAATAGCCCTTGAAGAACTGGTTAGGGAGGTAAGAAGAAGAGATACCATAGCTGCGATTCTCATCTCGACAGCATTCGTTCTGTTTGGATTTCTTGCTCTGATTCTCCTCGACGTGATAAGGCTCACTGAATTCGTGAAAGGCGTTGTTGCGATTGTTACGCTCATAGCAACATGGGCCATGATGGCCGCAGGGGTTTACATTCTGCTCTCCATGCCGCTACCAGAGATGCCTTTGAGGATAGTTGCGGACTCGAAAGGTGCAGTAGAACTCATGAAAAAAAATTATGGTGGAAAGGTGTATGTTACGAGACAGAACTACAGAAAGCTGCCCCCTAAAGCCGGGGCCATGATGAATCTTGAGATAGTGGATGTTCCTTCCAAGGAGGTGGAAAAGTATCTTGACCATGGTATTGAGATGGCCGAGAGTATTGCAGCAGCAAAGATTCTCAGGGCAAAGGTGGTGAGCGACAGGAAGGGGAAGATTGACGGTGTGGAAGTTGTGAGAGCCGAGGATTTATTCTAA